CCAGGTCGCCGGCGCTGCGCTTGCGCTTGGCGCTCTCGCGCAGGTCCTCCACTTCCGGATCGCGCAGCGGCTGCACGCTCAGTTCGGTGTCGTCGGCACCGCCGCTGGCGTCGATCGCGGCGATGCGCTGCGCCGGCGTGGTGGTGTCCACCGGCGCAGCCGGCGGCGGCGGCGGCGGTGCGCTGACGCAGGAGGCGAGCAGCAGGCTGAGGGCGGCGATGGCGGGAAGACGTGGGGTCATGAGCGGTATCCGGGATCCGGGAATCAATGCGCCGGCGGCGGCGCGGCCGCGTCGGCAGGCGGGTCTTTCTTCTTGTCCAGGCCGAACCAGCTGCGCCAGCCGCCGCCCTGGTGCTCGCCCTCGGCGGGGGCGGCTTCTTCCGGCAGCGCCTGCGGCGGCGTGCACGCGGCATACGCCGGCACGAAGCCGACCACGAACGGGAACTGGCGCGCGCCGGGGCAGCTCGGGTCGGTGCTGTTGTACCCCACCGGGTCCATCCACTGCCAGTCGATGCCCTTGCCCTGCACCTGCAGCGGCGCGCTCGGCAGCCGCGAGAAGATGCCCGACCACACCCGCATCGCGCCGGTGGCGCCGTACAGGCCGGTCTGCTTGTTCTGGTCGTTGCCGATCCAGATCACCGCCAGGTGATCGCCGGTGTAGCCGGCATACCAGCTGTCCACGCCGTCGTTGCTGGTGCCGGTCTTGCCGGCCGGCGACAGCTTGCCCAGGCCATCGCTGAGCAACTGCCGCGCGGTGCCGTTGCTGACCACCTGCTGCAGCGCCATGCCGACCAGGTTGGCGGCGATGGAATCGCCCTCCTGCGCCGGCGCCGGGGTCTTGTCGTAGCGCTTCAGAAGCTTGCCCTGCGGATCGAGCACGCCGCGCACCGCATGCAGTGGCTGGATCTCGCCACCGGAGGCCAGGAACTGGTACAGCTGCGCCATCGCGTACGGGCTCTGGTCGGTGGCGCCGAGGATCAGCGAGGGATTGACCTCTGCCTCGATGCCGGCCAGCACCTTCACCAGTTGCGCCACGCGCTCCGGCCCGACCTGCATGCCGACGCGCACCGTGGCCTGGTTGTAGGAGTGCGCCAGCGCATCGACCACCCGCACCGTGCCATGGCTGCGACCATCGGAATTGCCCGGGCTCCAGGTGCGGCCGCGGCCCAGTTGCACGGTGACCGGGGTGTCGTCGACCCAACTGGCCAGCGAAAAGCGGTCCGGCTGCGCCAGCGCCAGCAGGTACACGAACGGCTTGAGCAGCGAACCGACCTGGCGCTGCGCCTCGATCGCGCGGTTGAAGCCGGGCTGGGCCACGTCGCGGCTGCCGACCACCGCCAGCACCTCACCGTTGTGGGTGTCGGTGAGCACCAGCCCAGCTTGCAGCGGCGGGCGCTTCTTGTTGGTCTCCAGCGCAGTGATGGTGCGCGTGACCGCGCCCTCGGCATAAGCCTGCGCCGACGGCGACATGCCGGTGAGCACGCTCAGGCCGGCGCCCTGCAGCGCACTTTCGGGGTAATCGCGCGCCAGCTGGCGCCGCACCAGGTCGACATAGGCGGGGAACCGGTTGGCCGCGACCAGGCCGGGTTCGGCCGGCACGCCCAGCGGCGCGGCCAGTGCCTTGCGATAGGTCGGCTCGTCGATCAGCTCGCTCTCGCGCAGCTTGCCGAGCACGAAGTTGCGCCGGTCCAGCGCGCGCTCGGGATAGCGCCGCGGGTCGTAGTAGGACGGCCCCTTGACCAGGCCGATCAGCAGCGCCACCTGCTCCGGCGCCAGCGCATCGAGTTCGCGGCCGAACCAGAACTCCGCACCAGACGCGACACCATGCACCGCCTGGCTGCCGCGCTGGCCCAGGTACACCTGGTTCAGATACGCCTCGAGGATGGTGCGCTTGTCGTAGCGCGCCTCCATGATCAGCGCGTACAGGATCTCGTTGAACTTGCGGGTGACGGTCTGTTCCTTGCCGATGCCGAGCAGGCCGCTGCGCGCCAGCTGCTGGGTCAGGGTGCTGGCGCCCTGCCGGCTCTTGCCGCCGGAGCGCACCATCACCCAGGCCGCGCGGACCATGCCGCTGAGGTCGATGCCGTGGTGCGAATTGAAGTCGCGGTCCTCGACCGCCTGCAAGCCGGTGACCAGCAGTTCCGGCACCTCGTCCACGCGCACCAGGCGCCGCTCTTCCTGCTTCTGCCCGTACAGCGTGGCGATGCGCGCCGGATCCAGCCGCGCGGCCTTGAGCGCCTTGCGCGTCTGCGCATCGCGCAGCGCCACCACGCGCCCGCCGGCCAGGCCCACCTCGATGCGCCGTGGGGCGACCCGCCCGTCGACGTCGACGTAGCCGCGGCTGGCGATGGTGAAGCGGCTGCCGTCCTGCTGGTAGCTGCCGGGGCGTTCGGCGCCGGCGTCGGCGCGATAGCTGGCCGCATCCAGTTCGGTCTTCAGCGTCTGCGGGTCCATCGCCGTGTCCGGCGCCAGCACCAGCGGCCGCGCGTACACGCGGGTGGGAATCTGCCAGCGCAGTTCGCCGAAACGCTGGGTGACCTGTTTGTTCAGATAGATCGTGTACGGAATCAGGAAGCCCAGGCCGAGTGCGGCAGCGGCCAGGCCCCAGGTGAGCAGGCGCCTGCGCCATACGGCGGCGGGGCTGTCCAGGGCGTCGTCCTGATCGTCGGTGTCGTGATCGTCGTAGCGTCGGGGCACGGGAATGCGAGAATGTAAATTCCGCCGAGTCTAGCGCAGCCCAGCGGGCAGCGCGGCGCGACGGCCTCTTCGTTTAAGTTGGAGTGGTACCGGATGTCGATGTCGTGGGCGAATGCGCGCTACGCCCTGAACCGCCTGGCCGGCCTGTTCCGGCGCGGCCTGACCAGTCTGCGCACGCGCGGCTGGCGCAGCACCTGGGAGCGGTTGCGCGTGCATGCGCAACCGCTGCCGCCGCCGCAGCGCGCGCTGTTCGCGGTGGAAGCGGCGCCGTTCGCGCCGTTCGCGGTGCCGAACAGTCCCGCGCCGCTGGTCAGCATCGTGATCCCGGTCTACAACCACGTCGCGCATACCCTCGCCTGCCTGCGTGCGCTGGCCGCGCATCCGCCGGCCGCGCCCTGCGAGATCCTGGTGATCGACGACGGCAGCAGCGACGCCACCGCGCAGTGGCTGCCGCAGGTGGTCGGCCTGCACTACCACGTGCGCGAGCGCAACGGCGGCTTCATCGCCACCTGCAACGACGGCGCCGCGCGCGCGCAGGGCCGCTACCTGGTGTTCCTCAACAACGACACGGTGCCGCAGCCGGGCTGGCTGGACGCGTTGCTGGACACGTTCGCGCAGCTGCCGCAGGCCGGCCTGGTCAGCGCGCAACTGCTGTATCCCGACGGCCGCCTGCAGGACGCCGGCGGGGTGGTCTTCGCCGACGGCAGCGCCTGGAGCTACGGCCGCTTCGAGTCGCCCGACGATCCGCGCTATGCCTACCTGCGCGACGTCGACTACGGCAGCGGCGCGGCGCTGGCGATCGAACGCGCGCGCTTCCTGGCGCTGGGCGGTTTCGACACGCGCTACATGCCGGCCTACTACGAGGACACCGACCTGGCCTTCGCGGTGCGCGCCGCCGGCTTGTGCACGCTAGTGCAGCCGGCCAGCCGCGTGGTGCACGACGAGGGCACCAGCAACGGCACCGACACCGGCAGCGGGATCAAGGCCTATCAGGTGCGCAACCGTGCGGTCTTCGCCAGCAAGTGGGCGGAGGTGTTGGCGCAGTACCTGCAGCCCGGCGAGGTGCCGACGCCGGCGCTGCTGCACCGCCGGCAGCGCCAGGTGCTGATCCTGGACGAAGCGCTGCCGCAGCCGGACCGCGATTCCGCCTCGCTGCGCCAGCTCAACCTGATCCGCCTGCTGCTCGAGGAAGGCGCGCACGTGGTGTTCGTGCCCAGCGAGCGCAGCTATGCCAGCCGCCATAGCGAGACCCTGCAACGGCTCGGCGTGGAGGTGTGGTACGCGCCGTACCTGAAGAACCTGACCTGGTTCCTGCAGCAGCACGGCGCGCGCTTCCACAGCGTGCTGCTGGTGCGCCACCACGTCGCCCACGCCTGCCTGCCGCTGCTGCGCCGGTTCGCGCCGCAGGCACGGCGCCTGTTCGACACCGTGGACCTGCACTACCTGCGCGAGCGCCGCGGTGCCGAACTCGCCGGCGACGCGCGCCTGCTGCGCGAGGCCGAGCGCACCCGCGCGCGCGAGCTGGAGGTGATGGCGCAGGTGGACGTGACCGTGCTGGTCAGCGCGGTCGAACGCGAACAGTTGCAGCGCGAGGCGCCGCAGGTGCGCACGGCGCTGATCTCGAACCTGCACGAGGTCGCCGGCCCCGGCCTGCCGTGGGCGCAGCGCCGCGACCTGGTGTTCGTCGGCGGCTTCCGCCACGCGCCCAACGTGGACGCGGTGCGCTGGTTCCTGCAGGAGGTGTTCCCGGCGGTGCGCCTGCGCCTGCCGGAGGTGCGCTTCCACTGCATCGGTGCGGACATGCCGGAGGACATCCGCCGCCTCGGCGAGGCCACCGCTGGCGTCGAGCTGCTCGGCCACGTCCCCGAGATCGCCGCCTACATGGACGGCATGCGCATCGCCGTGGCGCCGCTGCGCTTCGGCGCGGGGGTCAAGGGCAAGGTCAACCTCAGCATGGCGCATGGCCAGCCGGTGGTGGCCACCGCCTGCGCGGTGGAAGGCATGCACCTGCGCGACGGCGAGGACGTGCTGATCGCCGACGACCCCGCCGCGTTCGCCGACGCCATCGCGCAGCTGTACGCCGATCCGGCGCTGTGGCAACGGCTGGCCGACAACGGCCTGCGCAACATCGAAACCCACTTCTCGCTGGACGCTGCGCGCGCCACGGTGCGCGAGGCGTTCCTGGCCTGAGCGGCGGTGGCGCGCCGTTTTCTATCGCGTCGGGACTGAAGTCCCTCCCACAACGGTGCTGCAGGCATCGCCGCTATGGCAGGCACTCGGCAGGCGCTGTCGCGCATCCACGCGGGAACGGCAAACCAGTACGCTCGCAGCCGCGGATCTACAACCGATCGCCGCAATCGCTCAGCGCCCCCCTGTGGGAGGGACTTCAGTCCCGACGCGCCGCACCATCAGCCTGAGGAAGCCCCCACTTCACTGCGCCCACTAACGCCCAGGGCTGAGGCTGCGCAAACGGCGCTCGAAGGCGGCCAGTTCCGGGGTGGCCGGATCGATCGCGCGGGCGCGCTGCAGCGCCTGCCGCGCGAAG
This genomic stretch from Xanthomonas sacchari harbors:
- the mrcB gene encoding penicillin-binding protein 1B; its protein translation is MPRRYDDHDTDDQDDALDSPAAVWRRRLLTWGLAAAALGLGFLIPYTIYLNKQVTQRFGELRWQIPTRVYARPLVLAPDTAMDPQTLKTELDAASYRADAGAERPGSYQQDGSRFTIASRGYVDVDGRVAPRRIEVGLAGGRVVALRDAQTRKALKAARLDPARIATLYGQKQEERRLVRVDEVPELLVTGLQAVEDRDFNSHHGIDLSGMVRAAWVMVRSGGKSRQGASTLTQQLARSGLLGIGKEQTVTRKFNEILYALIMEARYDKRTILEAYLNQVYLGQRGSQAVHGVASGAEFWFGRELDALAPEQVALLIGLVKGPSYYDPRRYPERALDRRNFVLGKLRESELIDEPTYRKALAAPLGVPAEPGLVAANRFPAYVDLVRRQLARDYPESALQGAGLSVLTGMSPSAQAYAEGAVTRTITALETNKKRPPLQAGLVLTDTHNGEVLAVVGSRDVAQPGFNRAIEAQRQVGSLLKPFVYLLALAQPDRFSLASWVDDTPVTVQLGRGRTWSPGNSDGRSHGTVRVVDALAHSYNQATVRVGMQVGPERVAQLVKVLAGIEAEVNPSLILGATDQSPYAMAQLYQFLASGGEIQPLHAVRGVLDPQGKLLKRYDKTPAPAQEGDSIAANLVGMALQQVVSNGTARQLLSDGLGKLSPAGKTGTSNDGVDSWYAGYTGDHLAVIWIGNDQNKQTGLYGATGAMRVWSGIFSRLPSAPLQVQGKGIDWQWMDPVGYNSTDPSCPGARQFPFVVGFVPAYAACTPPQALPEEAAPAEGEHQGGGWRSWFGLDKKKDPPADAAAPPPAH
- a CDS encoding glycosyltransferase — protein: MSMSWANARYALNRLAGLFRRGLTSLRTRGWRSTWERLRVHAQPLPPPQRALFAVEAAPFAPFAVPNSPAPLVSIVIPVYNHVAHTLACLRALAAHPPAAPCEILVIDDGSSDATAQWLPQVVGLHYHVRERNGGFIATCNDGAARAQGRYLVFLNNDTVPQPGWLDALLDTFAQLPQAGLVSAQLLYPDGRLQDAGGVVFADGSAWSYGRFESPDDPRYAYLRDVDYGSGAALAIERARFLALGGFDTRYMPAYYEDTDLAFAVRAAGLCTLVQPASRVVHDEGTSNGTDTGSGIKAYQVRNRAVFASKWAEVLAQYLQPGEVPTPALLHRRQRQVLILDEALPQPDRDSASLRQLNLIRLLLEEGAHVVFVPSERSYASRHSETLQRLGVEVWYAPYLKNLTWFLQQHGARFHSVLLVRHHVAHACLPLLRRFAPQARRLFDTVDLHYLRERRGAELAGDARLLREAERTRARELEVMAQVDVTVLVSAVEREQLQREAPQVRTALISNLHEVAGPGLPWAQRRDLVFVGGFRHAPNVDAVRWFLQEVFPAVRLRLPEVRFHCIGADMPEDIRRLGEATAGVELLGHVPEIAAYMDGMRIAVAPLRFGAGVKGKVNLSMAHGQPVVATACAVEGMHLRDGEDVLIADDPAAFADAIAQLYADPALWQRLADNGLRNIETHFSLDAARATVREAFLA